The Ramlibacter algicola genome segment GCGCAACGCGCCGTGCTTGAAGATCGAGAACACCTTGATCGGCAGCTTCTGGTCGCGGCACAGCGCGAAGGCGGTGGCATCCATGATGCCGAGGTTCTGCGCCATCGCGTCGTCGAAAGTGATCTTGCCGTAGCGCGTGGCGGAAGGGTCCTTCTTCGGGTCCGCGCTGTAGACGCCGTCCACCTTGGTGGCCTTGAGCACGAGCTCGGCGCCGATCTCGGCCCCGCGCAGCGCCGCGGCGGTGTCGGTGGTGAAGAAGGGGTTGCCGGTGCCCGCGGCGAAGATGACGACCTTGCCTTCCTCGAGGTACTGCAGCGCCTTCGGGCGCACGTACGGCTCGACGACCTGCTCGATCGCGATGGCGGACATCACGCGGGCCACCAGGCCCTGCTTGTTCATGGTGTCGGCCAGGGCCAGCGCGTTCATCACGGTGGCCAGCATCCCCATGTAGTCGGCGGTCGCGCGGTCCATGCCGACCGAGCCGCCCGCCACGCCGCGGAAGATGTTGCCGCCGCCGATGACGACGGCGACCTGCACGCCGCTGTTCACGACCTCCGCGATTTCCTCCACCATCCGCACGATCGTCGCGCGGTTGATGCCGAACGCATCGTCACCCATCAGCGCCTCGCCGGACAGCTTCAGCAGGATGCGCTTGTGGGCGGGCGATGAGGGCATGCGGAGGGTCTCCTGTTCTGGGTCGGTCGAGTGTAGCGGCGGCAGGTGGCCCCGGGGATCACCCGGGGGTGGGACAAGCCCGCGTCAGGCGCCCTTGGCGGCGGCCACCTGGGCGGCCACTTCGGCGGCGAAGTCGTCCTGGCGCTTCTCGATGCCCTCGCCGACCACGTACAGGGTGAAGCCCTTCACGGTGGTGTTCGCGGCCTTGAGCATCTGCTCCACGGTCTGCTTGTCGTTCTTCACGAAGGGCTGGTTGAACAGCGAGACCTCCTTGAGGTACTTCTGCACCGAGCCTTCGATCATCTTCGCGGCGATGTCCGCCGGCTTGCCGGATTCGGCGGCCTTGGCG includes the following:
- the pyrH gene encoding UMP kinase → MPSSPAHKRILLKLSGEALMGDDAFGINRATIVRMVEEIAEVVNSGVQVAVVIGGGNIFRGVAGGSVGMDRATADYMGMLATVMNALALADTMNKQGLVARVMSAIAIEQVVEPYVRPKALQYLEEGKVVIFAAGTGNPFFTTDTAAALRGAEIGAELVLKATKVDGVYSADPKKDPSATRYGKITFDDAMAQNLGIMDATAFALCRDQKLPIKVFSIFKHGALRRVVMGEDEGTLVYA